The following coding sequences lie in one Arachis ipaensis cultivar K30076 chromosome B05, Araip1.1, whole genome shotgun sequence genomic window:
- the LOC107642298 gene encoding nodulation receptor kinase (The sequence of the model RefSeq protein was modified relative to this genomic sequence to represent the inferred CDS: added 53 bases not found in genome assembly) → MMDLQDYWILRLVFVVYVLCVYIFIRSASASEGFESIACCADSNYTDPVTTLNYTTDYSSFPDKKSCRHLSETLLHQIRDENFRLFDINEGKRCYNLPTTPNKVYLIRGTFPFKNSSNSFFDVSVGVTQLSRVRSFGSQDLEIEGAFRATQNFTDFCLVKRVGSPYISQLELRPLHEEYLQGLPASLLKLITRNNLGGNISFRYPVDKSDRIWKETSSPSSSALALSLNITNFDPKNSIFPPLQVLQTALTHSERLEFIHNGLNTTDYEYHVFLYFLESNGTLKAGQRVFDIFVNSEIKEGRFDILNGGSNYRYTVLNVSAKGSLNLTLAKASGSENGPLLNAYEIMQVHPWIEGTNQTDVEVIKKVREQLLVQNQDNKVLKSWSGDPCILSPWHGITCDHSSGPSVITALDLSSSDLKGPIPSSVTEMTNLRTLNLSHNSFTGEIPSSFPLSSLLTSIDVSYNDLEGSLPESISSLPNLKTLYFGCNEHLKEDIPPKLSSSLIQTDGGRCKEEDSRLDQVVVISVVTCGSLLITLAIGVIFVCRYRHKLIPWEGFVGKRYPVTTNLIFSLPSKDDFFIKSVSIQAFTLEYIEEATEKYKTLIGEGGFGPVYRGMLDDDQEVAVKVRSATSTQGTREFDNELNLLSAIQHENLVPLIGYCNEKDQQILVYPFMSNGSLQNRLYGEPAKRKILDWPTRLSVALGAARGLAYLHTFPGRPVIHRDIKSSNILLDHSMCAKVADFGFSKYAPQEGDSNVSLEVRGTAGYLDPEYYTTQQLSEKSDVFSFGVVLLEIVSGREPLDIKRPRNEWSLVEWAKPYIRASKIEEIVDPGIKGGYHAEAMWRVVEVALQCIEPFSAYRPCMDDIVRELEDALIIENNASEYMKSIDSLGGSNRYSFVMDKRVLPSTSSTAESTITSQTLSLPQPR, encoded by the exons ATGATGGATTTACAAGATTATTGGATATTAAGATTGGTTTTTGTTGTATATGTTCTTTGTGTCTACATATTTATCAGATCAGCTTCTGCAAGTGAAG GGTTTGAGAGCATAGCATGCTGTGCTGATTCAAATTATACAGATCCAGTGACCACCTTAAATTACACAACAGATTACAGTTCTTTCCCTGACAAGAAAAGTTGCCGGCACCTATCTGAAACCCTGTTACACCAAATTAGA GCCAACAACTCCTAACAAAGTGTATCTGATAAGAGGCACATTTCCCTTTAAGAATTCATCAAATTCTTTCTTTGATGTTTCAGTAGGAGTAACTCAATTAAGCAGAGTGAGATCATTCGGGTCTCAGGACTTAGAAATAGAGGGAGCTTTCAGGGCCACACAAAACTTCACAGACTTCTGCTTAGTGAAAAGGGTGGGTAGTCCCTATATTTCGCAGCTCGAATTaaggccacttcatgaagagtaCCTGCAAGGTTTACCTGCTAGTCTTCTGAAACTGATAACCAGAAATAACCTTGGAGGCAACATCAG TTTCAGGTACCCTGTTGACAAGAGTGATAGAATATGGAAAGAAACTTCAAGTCCATCATCATCAGCTCTTGCATTATCTTTAAACATCACCAATTTTGATCCCAAAAATAGTATCTTCCCTCCCCTGCAAGTCCTACAAACTGCTCTTACCCACTCTGAGAGGTTGGAGTTCATCCACAATGGCCTCAACACCACGGATTATGAATACCACGTGTTTCTCTACTTCCTTGAATCAAATGGTACTCTCAAAGCAGGACAAAGAGTGTTTGACATCTTTGTTAACAGTGAGATCAAAGAGGGAAGATTTGACATATTGAATGGAGGGTCCAACTACAGATACACTGTCTTAAATGTATCAGCAAAAGGATCATTGAACCTAACCTTGGCCAAGGCATCTGGTTCCGAGAATGGACCACTTCTGAATGCTTATGAGATCATGCAGGTACACCCATGGATTGAAGGGACCAACCAAACAGATG TGGAAGTGATTAAAAAGGTAAGAGAACAGTTATTGGTGCAAAACCAAGACAATAAAGTGCTGAAGAGTTGGAGTGGAGACCCTTGTATTCTTTCCCCATGGCATGGAATAACATGTGATCATTCAAGTGGTCCATCTGTTATCACTGCTTT GGATCTTTCCTCCAGTGATCTCAAAGGACCAATTCCTTCCAGTGTCACTGAGATGACCAACTTGAGAACACT GAACCTGAGCCACAATAGCTTCACTGGTGAAATCCCCTCCTCATTTCCGCTTTCTTCCTTGTTGACATCAAT AGATGTGAGTTACAATGACTTAGAGGGATCCCTTCCAGAATCCATTTCCTCACTGCCAAATTTAAAAACACT ATATTTTGGTTGCAATGAACATTTGAAGGAAGACATTCCACCAAAATTGAGCAGTTCACTAATCCAGACAGA TGGCGGAAGATGCAAGGAAGAAGACTCCAGACTTGATCAAGTAGTGGTTATTAGTGTGGTTACATGTGGATCACTATTGATTACTTTGGCTATTGGAGTTATTTTTGTTTGCCGTTATAGACATAAACTAATTCCATGGGAAGGATTTGTTGGAAAGAGATACCCAGTGACAACAA aCTTAATTTTCTCTTTGCCAAGCAAAGATGACTTCTTCATAAAGTCTGTGTCAATTCAAGCATTCACTTTGGAATATATAGAGGAGGCAACAGAGAAGTACAAGACGTTGATAGGTGAGGGAGGGTTTGGTCCAGTTTACCGGGGCATGCTAGACGATGATCAAGAAGTGGCAGTGAAAGTCCGGTCAGCCACGTCGACTCAGGGAACTCGAGAATTTGACAATGAG CTAAACCTACTCTCTGCAATACAGCATGAGAACCTTGTGCCTCTTATTGGTTACTGCAATGAAAAGGATCAACAGATTCTCGTGTACCCTTTTATGTCCAATGGCTCTTTGCAGAATAGACTATATG GGGAACCAGCAAAGAGAAAAATATTAGACTGGCCAACCAGACTCTCAGTCGCACTTGGTGCAGCTCGAG GGTTGGCATATCTTCACACATTTCCGGGACGTCCTGTAATACACAGGGACATAAAATCTAGCAATATACTCCTGGATCATAGCATGTGTGCAAAGGTTGCAGATTTTGGGTTCTCAAAATATGCTCCACAGGAAGGAGACAGTAATGTTTCACTTGAAGTAAGAGGAACTGCGGGCTATTTGGATCCAGA GTACTATACAACCCAACAGCTATCGGAAAAGAGTGATGTCTTCAGCTTTGGTGTGGTCCTACTTGAAATTGTGAGTGGTCGAGAACCTCTCGACATAAAGAGGCCACGAAATGAGTGGAGCTTGGTTGAATGG GCCAAGCCATACATAAGAGCATCAAAGATAGAGGAAATTGTGGATCCTGGAATCAAGGGAGGATACCATGCAGAAGCAATGTGGAGAGTGGTGGAAGTGGCACTGCAATGTATTG